The segment CCGAGCTGAATGTTAGACTATACTCCGCGCAATCGACGCTCCAAGAAGCGACGCTCACTGTCGTTTGTCACCAATTCCAGTGCCCGTGTATAGCTCTGGCTCGCTTCCTCTAATGCTCCAACACGCCGGAATAAATCTGCACGGGTGGCATGAAACAGATGATAGCTATCAAGTTCTGGAGCAAGTTGATCAACCAGTGCAAACGCCGATTGGGGACCGTCTGCCATTGCGATCGCCACTGCTCGATTCAAGGTCACAATCGGTGAAGGCTGCAAGCGTTCCAACACTTCGTAGAGTCGCACAATCTGTACCCAGTCCGTTTGTTCGGCGCGGGCTGCCTGACAGTGGAGGGCAGCGATCGCCGCTTGTAGAGCATACACTCCCGTTCCACCCCGTAAGGCTTCTTCTACCAGAGGCAATGCCTCAGCAATCTGGGGGTGGTTCCAACGACTCCGATCCTGATCTTCCAACAAAATTAGATCGCCTGCCTCATCCAAACGGGCATCACGTCGCGAGTCGTGTAGCAACATCAGCGCCACGAGTGCTGTGACTTCAGATGGAGGTTGAGGCGACATCAATTCTCGCACCAGTTGCCCCAGCCGAATTGCTTCAGTGCAAAAGTCAGCCCGCACGATCGAATTACCTTTGGTTGCAGCATAACCTTCATTAAAGATGAGATAGATTACCGTCAGTACTGCCTCTATCCGAGGGGAGAGGTCGGTTGTCTCTGGCACTTTATAGGGAATGCCTGCATCTCGAATCTTGCGTTTAGCACGTACCAACCGCTGTGCCATCGTTGCTGTAGGAAC is part of the Leptolyngbya boryana PCC 6306 genome and harbors:
- a CDS encoding RNA polymerase sigma factor encodes the protein MTGTASTPKSDVAQAIASVYKTEWGRIVAILIRLLGDFDLAEEAAQEAFAAAVNQWETSGIPDLPRAWIIRTARYKEIDRLRRRTRLTEKLEWYAASGLIPSSEEPTYGSDEIEDDRLRLIFTCCHPALAIETQVALTLRMLGGLETDEIARAFLVPTATMAQRLVRAKRKIRDAGIPYKVPETTDLSPRIEAVLTVIYLIFNEGYAATKGNSIVRADFCTEAIRLGQLVRELMSPQPPSEVTALVALMLLHDSRRDARLDEAGDLILLEDQDRSRWNHPQIAEALPLVEEALRGGTGVYALQAAIAALHCQAARAEQTDWVQIVRLYEVLERLQPSPIVTLNRAVAIAMADGPQSAFALVDQLAPELDSYHLFHATRADLFRRVGALEEASQSYTRALELVTNDSERRFLERRLRGV